The Triticum aestivum cultivar Chinese Spring chromosome 7B, IWGSC CS RefSeq v2.1, whole genome shotgun sequence genome window below encodes:
- the LOC123157369 gene encoding gibberellin-regulated protein 5, producing MAKISFLLVALLVLAVAFPVEVMGGGNGGAGGGGKLKPWECSSKCSSRCSGTQYKKACLTYCNKCCATCLCVPPGTYGNKGACPCYNNWKTKEGGPKCP from the exons ATGGCCAAGATCTCCTTCCTCCTCGTGGCgctcctcgtcctcgccgtcgCGTTCCCCGTG GAGGTGATGGGAGGCGGcaacggcggcgccggcggcggcggcaagctcaAGCCATGGG AGTGCTCGTCCAAGTGCTCGTCGCGGTGCTCGGGGACGCAGTACAAGAAGGCGTGCCTGACCTACTGCAACAAGTGCTGCGCCACTTGCCTCTGCGTGCCGCCGGGCACCTACGGCAACAAGGGCGCCTGCCCCTGCTACAACAACTGGAAGACCAAGGAGGGAGGCCCCAAGTGCCCCTAG